In Pleomorphomonas sp. T1.2MG-36, a single window of DNA contains:
- a CDS encoding efflux RND transporter periplasmic adaptor subunit: protein MRLFLTGLASLCLVSLAEAGTLVVQPVAIPEWKAVYGRVEARDTLAARARVGGTLVSLDVSEGDAVKGGQRIAVVRDDKIDFQVSALDAQLKALVAQLQNAESELARGQTLVEKGVSTSQRLDQLRTQVDVFRNQIAAAEAQRQVVVQQGAEGDVLAPNDGKVLTVPVTKGSVVMAGETVATLGGGGFFLRLSIPERHADLLEMGASLAVETANGALEGRLAKIYPQIEGGRVTADVEVADLPTDFVDARLLVRVPVGKRQAILVPASAVASRSGIDTLRISSEGVESDRTVVLGERHGDDVEILSGLSAGDAVVLP from the coding sequence ATGCGCCTCTTCCTCACCGGGCTCGCTTCGCTCTGCCTCGTCTCGTTGGCGGAGGCGGGGACTCTGGTCGTCCAGCCGGTCGCCATCCCGGAGTGGAAGGCGGTCTATGGCCGCGTCGAGGCGCGCGACACTCTCGCCGCACGCGCTCGCGTCGGCGGCACCCTGGTGTCGCTCGACGTTTCCGAAGGCGACGCGGTGAAGGGCGGGCAACGCATCGCCGTCGTGCGCGACGACAAGATCGACTTTCAGGTGTCGGCTCTCGATGCCCAGTTGAAGGCGCTCGTGGCGCAGTTGCAGAACGCTGAGTCCGAACTTGCCCGTGGCCAGACGCTGGTCGAGAAGGGCGTCAGCACCAGTCAGCGACTGGATCAGTTGCGCACCCAGGTCGACGTGTTCCGCAACCAGATCGCCGCCGCCGAGGCGCAGCGGCAGGTCGTGGTGCAACAGGGTGCGGAAGGCGATGTGCTGGCGCCCAATGATGGCAAGGTTCTGACGGTGCCGGTAACCAAGGGATCGGTGGTGATGGCCGGCGAAACCGTCGCCACGCTGGGCGGCGGCGGCTTTTTCCTGCGCCTGTCGATTCCCGAGCGCCATGCCGACCTGCTTGAAATGGGCGCCTCGCTCGCGGTGGAGACGGCAAACGGCGCCCTGGAGGGGCGGCTCGCCAAGATCTACCCGCAGATCGAAGGTGGCCGCGTGACCGCCGACGTGGAAGTGGCGGACCTGCCGACCGATTTCGTCGATGCCCGTCTTCTCGTCCGCGTGCCGGTCGGCAAGCGCCAGGCCATTCTGGTGCCCGCCTCCGCCGTCGCCAGCCGGTCCGGCATCGACACCCTGCGCATCTCCTCGGAAGGCGTGGAGAGCGACCGTACCGTGGTGCTCGGCGAGCGACACGGCGATGATGTGGAGATCCTGTCCGGCCTTTCCGCCGGCGATGCGGTGGTGCTGCCATGA
- a CDS encoding YgaP family membrane protein has product MTLDRAVLAFAGSVLLVSLLLTYFVSPYFVWLSAFVGFNLIQSAFTGFCPAAIVFRKLGVKSGTAF; this is encoded by the coding sequence ATGACCCTTGATCGCGCCGTTCTCGCTTTTGCCGGCAGCGTGCTGCTGGTCTCGCTGCTGCTCACCTATTTTGTCTCGCCGTACTTCGTGTGGCTTTCGGCGTTCGTCGGCTTCAACCTCATCCAGTCGGCCTTCACGGGGTTCTGTCCGGCGGCAATCGTGTTCCGCAAGCTGGGCGTCAAGTCCGGCACTGCCTTCTGA
- a CDS encoding ROK family protein has protein sequence MAIAFDIGGTKIAAARVGADLAASEIGRVPTPIRDYDAFCAAIADLAGQGDEPIGISIAGVVDPRDGRLIVANIPCADGKPLAADLEDRLNRRVSVLNDAKAFALAEANVGLGKGHASVLAVIIGTGVGGAFVLNGRLVMGSTGSAGEWGHGPAAATRTGATLPIVRCGCGRPGCVDTLGGARGLERLHRHLTSIEADSPAILAAWQQGEPDAVRTLDVYLDVVGGALANTVNILDPDIVPIGGGLARNAALIAAIDAEVRSRTLGQRAQALCVPTETGPEKGLVGAAIHVSEAPAP, from the coding sequence ATGGCCATTGCCTTCGACATCGGTGGAACGAAAATCGCGGCAGCACGAGTCGGCGCCGATCTGGCGGCCAGTGAAATCGGCCGTGTTCCGACCCCCATTCGCGACTACGATGCGTTCTGCGCCGCCATTGCCGATCTTGCAGGACAAGGTGACGAGCCGATTGGAATCTCCATAGCCGGTGTCGTCGATCCGCGCGACGGCCGGCTTATCGTTGCCAACATTCCCTGCGCCGACGGCAAGCCGCTTGCCGCCGACCTTGAGGACCGCCTGAACCGTCGGGTGAGCGTACTCAACGATGCCAAGGCCTTCGCCCTCGCCGAAGCCAACGTCGGCCTCGGCAAGGGGCACGCGTCGGTCCTTGCCGTGATCATCGGCACGGGCGTCGGCGGCGCGTTCGTGCTGAACGGCCGGCTCGTCATGGGTTCGACCGGCAGCGCCGGCGAGTGGGGGCACGGTCCGGCTGCGGCGACACGCACCGGCGCCACGCTGCCCATCGTCCGCTGCGGCTGCGGCCGGCCCGGCTGTGTCGATACGCTGGGCGGCGCGCGCGGTCTCGAGCGGCTGCACCGCCACCTCACCAGCATCGAAGCGGACAGCCCGGCCATTCTCGCCGCCTGGCAGCAGGGCGAGCCGGACGCGGTCCGGACGCTAGACGTCTACCTCGACGTGGTCGGCGGCGCACTCGCCAATACGGTCAACATTCTTGACCCCGACATCGTCCCGATCGGCGGCGGCCTGGCCCGCAACGCCGCCCTCATCGCCGCCATCGATGCCGAAGTGCGCTCCCGCACGCTCGGCCAGCGCGCCCAAGCGCTCTGCGTGCCCACCGAGACAGGGCCGGAGAAAGGTCTCGTCGGCGCCGCGATCCACGTTTCGGAGGCGCCCGCGCCATGA
- a CDS encoding copper homeostasis protein CutC, which produces MTIRLEVCMDDVSGLAACAAGGADRIELCSALDLGGLTPSPGLISAASKSTVPVRAMIRPRAGDFVFTDAEMDVMLADIAAVRAAGLAGVVLGATTAENELDIAALARLVDAAGHLGKTLHRAVDLLPDPVTAVDITIHLGFDCILTSGGALSAEAGAAVIAAMVERAAGRIDIMAGSGVRPENAAAIHRDTRAHWLHSSCGRTEANGEDIRHFGFGPDERRLTDADRIRTLKAAATSGDPS; this is translated from the coding sequence ATGACCATTCGCCTCGAAGTCTGCATGGACGACGTATCCGGCCTCGCGGCCTGCGCCGCAGGCGGAGCCGACCGCATCGAACTCTGTTCGGCGCTCGATCTCGGCGGCCTGACCCCCTCGCCGGGCCTCATATCCGCCGCCTCGAAGTCCACGGTGCCGGTGCGCGCCATGATCCGGCCGCGCGCCGGCGACTTTGTCTTTACCGACGCCGAGATGGACGTCATGCTCGCCGACATCGCGGCGGTGCGGGCGGCGGGGCTCGCAGGCGTCGTTCTCGGGGCGACGACCGCCGAAAACGAACTCGACATCGCGGCGCTCGCCCGCCTCGTCGACGCTGCCGGTCACCTCGGCAAGACGCTGCACCGTGCCGTCGATCTGCTGCCCGATCCGGTTACCGCCGTCGACATCACCATCCACCTCGGCTTCGACTGCATCCTGACCTCCGGCGGCGCGCTCTCCGCCGAGGCGGGCGCAGCCGTCATTGCCGCCATGGTCGAACGCGCCGCCGGCCGGATCGACATCATGGCGGGCAGCGGTGTTCGTCCGGAAAACGCGGCGGCCATCCATAGGGATACGCGCGCCCACTGGCTGCACTCCTCCTGCGGTCGCACCGAAGCCAACGGCGAGGATATCCGCCACTTCGGCTTCGGACCGGACGAGCGGCGCCTGACCGATGCCGACCGGATCCGGACGCTGAAGGCGGCCGCCACCTCCGGAGATCCGTCATGA
- a CDS encoding DMT family transporter, producing the protein MILSDNLRGALLAVCAFGIFSVADTIVKYESQFMPVAAVTAMITGVATVLIALYGFGIGQGRALVPVTPAFTLGRGALLASETAIIYYAFTVVPLADVYVLTFLTPIFVSVIAIVGLGERPSPLVAIGVVLGFVGVLVAFRPGAMGFGLGHFAAAGSALIFAVTLVMIRIAPPRESDLALVICPMIILAIGSGIVTLMTTGFPAPSGGDMALVLLAGFCLFAGNLLIVRAYRVGAASFVAPFQYCLIFWGALNGWLVFGASVELFTWIGAAIIIAAGLMVLRADRAST; encoded by the coding sequence ATGATCCTCAGCGACAACCTCAGGGGCGCCCTGCTTGCCGTCTGCGCATTCGGGATCTTCTCGGTCGCCGACACCATCGTCAAATACGAGAGCCAGTTCATGCCCGTCGCCGCCGTGACGGCGATGATCACCGGCGTTGCAACGGTGCTGATCGCTCTTTACGGCTTCGGCATCGGTCAGGGACGCGCCCTTGTTCCGGTAACGCCCGCCTTCACGCTCGGCCGCGGCGCTCTCCTCGCGAGCGAGACCGCGATCATCTATTATGCCTTCACCGTCGTTCCGCTCGCCGACGTCTACGTTCTCACCTTTCTCACGCCGATCTTCGTCTCGGTGATCGCCATCGTCGGCCTCGGAGAGCGCCCTTCCCCGTTGGTGGCCATAGGGGTCGTGCTTGGATTCGTCGGCGTTCTCGTCGCATTCCGTCCCGGCGCCATGGGCTTCGGTCTCGGCCATTTCGCCGCCGCCGGCTCGGCACTCATCTTCGCGGTGACGCTGGTGATGATCCGCATCGCGCCACCGCGCGAGTCCGATCTCGCCCTGGTCATCTGCCCGATGATCATCCTGGCGATCGGCAGCGGCATCGTGACCCTGATGACCACGGGCTTCCCGGCGCCCTCGGGCGGCGATATGGCGCTCGTCCTTCTCGCCGGCTTCTGCCTCTTCGCAGGCAATCTGCTGATCGTCCGCGCCTACCGCGTCGGCGCAGCGTCCTTCGTGGCGCCGTTCCAGTACTGCCTCATCTTCTGGGGCGCGCTCAATGGCTGGCTGGTGTTCGGCGCGTCCGTCGAACTGTTCACCTGGATCGGCGCGGCCATCATCATCGCCGCCGGTCTGATGGTGTTGCGAGCCGATCGGGCCAGCACCTGA
- a CDS encoding SDR family NAD(P)-dependent oxidoreductase: MARLAGTVAIVTGAGRGIGREIALHQARAGAKVAALARTAREIEETAALIAAEGGKAIALPVDLVDRAAVEAAVAHVSAELGPIDTLVNNHGSFRAFGPIWDCDPEAWWADVEINLRGTFHTCRAVAPAMRDRGAGRIVNLVGGGTGTSFPNGSGYASSKAAIMRFTECFNDTVKDAGVLAFAVDPGLVRTAMTELQLHSDEGKRHLPDIERLFDEGVNIPPTRAAALIADIAAGRFDRLAGRMLRGVEDRDALETAMDDLVATDGRALRLTRVDI, encoded by the coding sequence ATGGCACGTCTCGCAGGAACCGTCGCAATCGTCACCGGTGCCGGCAGGGGCATCGGGCGGGAGATCGCCCTTCATCAGGCCCGCGCCGGCGCCAAGGTGGCGGCCCTTGCCCGCACCGCACGGGAAATCGAGGAGACCGCCGCCCTGATCGCCGCCGAAGGCGGCAAGGCGATCGCCCTCCCCGTCGATCTCGTCGACCGGGCCGCCGTCGAAGCGGCCGTTGCCCACGTTTCCGCCGAACTCGGCCCCATCGACACCCTCGTCAACAACCATGGTTCGTTCCGGGCCTTCGGGCCGATCTGGGACTGCGACCCCGAGGCGTGGTGGGCCGACGTCGAGATCAACCTGCGCGGCACTTTCCACACCTGCCGCGCCGTGGCGCCGGCCATGCGCGACCGGGGAGCCGGACGCATCGTCAATCTGGTCGGCGGCGGCACCGGAACCAGCTTCCCCAACGGCTCCGGCTACGCCTCCAGCAAGGCCGCGATCATGCGCTTCACCGAGTGCTTCAACGACACGGTAAAGGACGCCGGCGTCCTTGCCTTCGCCGTCGATCCGGGGCTGGTGCGCACCGCCATGACCGAACTGCAGCTCCACTCGGACGAGGGCAAGAGGCACCTGCCCGACATCGAGCGACTGTTCGACGAAGGCGTGAACATTCCGCCGACCCGGGCCGCCGCCCTCATCGCCGACATCGCCGCCGGGCGCTTCGACAGGCTGGCCGGACGCATGCTGCGCGGTGTCGAGGATCGCGACGCGCTGGAGACGGCGATGGACGATCTCGTCGCCACGGACGGCCGTGCATTGCGGCTGACGCGCGTCGATATCTGA
- a CDS encoding lactate/malate family dehydrogenase encodes MKITVIGMGAVGTEVVGHLLDSGVASEIVVIDQAAAKAQAELWDFSHTTSFIYAQNPRLTAGDYADSSASDIVVITAGAQIKPGQTRDALAQINSAIMKSIIADVERTSPGAIVLMVTNPVDILVQVVLRHSSFPKERVISLGTIIDTARFMRIVSEHVAIDPKNIFGWVLGDHSETGFIPWSLCNVCGLDVDTYCELNGLPPIDRTEVRRRVLQIGLDIFAGKGNTNHGIAASVFRIIRAIAGNERSVLPVGTLLQGEYGVSDVVMSVPCVIGRAGREAIVACRFTEEEQAAFEASHAHVLALLAQAEAQATG; translated from the coding sequence ATGAAGATCACGGTCATCGGCATGGGGGCGGTGGGCACCGAGGTTGTCGGCCATCTGCTCGATAGCGGCGTCGCATCGGAAATCGTGGTCATCGACCAGGCGGCGGCCAAGGCCCAGGCGGAACTCTGGGACTTCTCGCACACGACATCCTTCATCTACGCACAGAACCCGCGCCTGACGGCGGGCGACTACGCGGACTCCTCCGCCAGCGACATCGTGGTGATCACGGCGGGCGCCCAGATCAAGCCGGGGCAGACGCGCGACGCTCTCGCGCAGATCAACAGCGCCATCATGAAGTCGATCATCGCCGATGTTGAGCGGACGTCGCCGGGCGCCATCGTGCTGATGGTCACCAATCCCGTCGACATCCTGGTGCAGGTGGTGCTGCGGCACTCGTCCTTCCCGAAGGAGCGGGTGATCAGTCTCGGCACCATCATCGACACCGCCCGCTTCATGCGCATCGTCAGCGAGCACGTGGCGATCGACCCGAAGAACATCTTCGGCTGGGTGCTTGGCGACCACAGCGAGACAGGATTCATTCCCTGGAGCCTCTGCAACGTCTGCGGTCTGGATGTCGACACCTACTGCGAATTGAACGGCCTGCCACCGATCGATCGTACCGAGGTGCGGCGGCGCGTGCTGCAGATCGGCCTCGATATCTTCGCGGGCAAGGGCAACACCAACCACGGCATTGCCGCCTCGGTGTTCCGGATCATCCGGGCGATCGCCGGCAACGAACGGTCCGTGCTGCCGGTCGGCACGCTTCTGCAAGGCGAGTATGGCGTTTCCGACGTGGTGATGAGCGTGCCCTGCGTGATCGGCCGCGCCGGCCGCGAGGCCATCGTTGCCTGCCGGTTCACCGAAGAGGAGCAGGCGGCCTTCGAGGCCTCGCACGCGCACGTGCTGGCGCTTCTTGCGCAGGCCGAGGCGCAGGCGACGGGGTAG
- the kdpF gene encoding K(+)-transporting ATPase subunit F → MLFEYILGGATAAFLTGYLIYALVRPERF, encoded by the coding sequence ATGCTTTTTGAATACATCCTCGGCGGCGCCACGGCGGCGTTCCTCACAGGCTACCTGATTTACGCCCTCGTTCGCCCCGAACGCTTCTGA
- the kdpA gene encoding potassium-transporting ATPase subunit KdpA → MTINGWIQILVFCGIIFLLVRPLGGYMTAVFTGERTPLSFVLGPLERGLYRLAGTTEREEQHWTGYALSLLLFNLFGFLLLYALLRLQGSLPLNPTGMASVPPELAFNTAVSFVTNTNWQNYGGETTMSYLSQMLGLTVQNFLSAATGIALAVALIRAFARKSARTVGNFWVDMTQATLYLLLPLCIVLTIVFVALGVPQTLGGSVEATTLEGARQTIAVGPVASQLAIKMLGTNGGGFFNVNSAHPFENPGALSNLIQMVAIFAIGAALTNVFGRMVGNERQGWAIFAAMGTLFLVGVAVCYWAEAAGNPLVHALGIDGGNMEGKEARFGTALSALFAVVTTAASCGAVNAMHDSFMALGGMIPMINMMLGEIIIGGVGAGFYGILMFVVIAIFVAGLMVGRTPEYLGKKIEAKEVKMAMLAVLCLPLAMLGFAAVAVVLPTGVGSIANAGPHGFSEILYAYTSAAANNGSAFGGLSGNTPWYNVTLGIAMLMGRFLVIVPALAIAGSIAAKKTVPASAGTFPTDGVLFVGLLTGVIVIVGGLTFFPALALGPVVEHLAITAGETF, encoded by the coding sequence ATGACCATCAATGGATGGATACAGATCCTCGTCTTCTGCGGGATCATCTTTCTGCTCGTCAGGCCGCTGGGCGGCTATATGACGGCGGTCTTCACCGGCGAGCGGACGCCGCTGTCGTTCGTTCTCGGGCCGCTCGAGCGCGGCCTCTACCGGCTCGCCGGCACAACCGAGCGGGAAGAGCAGCACTGGACCGGCTACGCGCTGTCGCTGCTGCTGTTCAATCTCTTCGGCTTCCTGCTTCTCTACGCGCTGCTGCGCCTCCAGGGCTCCCTGCCGCTCAACCCAACCGGCATGGCCAGCGTGCCGCCGGAGCTCGCCTTCAACACCGCCGTCAGCTTCGTGACCAACACCAACTGGCAGAACTACGGCGGCGAAACCACCATGTCCTACCTGTCGCAGATGCTTGGACTGACGGTGCAGAATTTCCTGTCGGCGGCCACCGGCATCGCGCTGGCCGTGGCGCTGATCCGCGCCTTCGCCCGCAAGTCGGCGCGAACGGTGGGCAACTTCTGGGTCGACATGACCCAGGCGACGCTCTACCTGCTGCTGCCGCTCTGCATCGTCCTGACGATTGTCTTCGTCGCGCTCGGCGTTCCTCAGACGCTCGGAGGCTCCGTTGAAGCGACCACGCTGGAAGGCGCGAGGCAGACCATCGCCGTCGGTCCGGTCGCCTCCCAGCTCGCCATCAAGATGCTCGGCACCAATGGCGGCGGCTTCTTCAACGTCAACTCCGCCCACCCGTTCGAAAACCCTGGCGCGCTCTCCAACCTGATCCAGATGGTGGCGATCTTCGCCATCGGCGCGGCGCTCACCAACGTCTTCGGCCGCATGGTCGGCAACGAGCGGCAGGGCTGGGCGATCTTCGCGGCCATGGGCACGCTGTTCCTCGTCGGCGTCGCCGTCTGCTACTGGGCCGAAGCGGCCGGCAATCCGCTGGTCCATGCCCTCGGCATCGACGGCGGCAACATGGAAGGCAAGGAAGCCCGCTTCGGCACCGCCCTTTCGGCGCTGTTCGCAGTCGTCACCACCGCCGCCTCCTGCGGCGCGGTGAACGCCATGCATGACAGCTTCATGGCGCTCGGCGGCATGATCCCGATGATCAACATGATGCTCGGCGAGATCATCATCGGCGGCGTCGGCGCCGGCTTCTACGGCATCCTGATGTTCGTGGTGATCGCCATCTTCGTCGCGGGGCTGATGGTCGGCCGCACGCCCGAGTACCTCGGCAAGAAGATCGAGGCCAAGGAAGTCAAGATGGCCATGCTGGCCGTTCTCTGCCTGCCGCTCGCAATGCTCGGCTTTGCCGCCGTAGCGGTGGTGCTGCCGACCGGCGTCGGGTCCATCGCCAACGCGGGACCGCACGGGTTCTCGGAAATCCTCTACGCCTACACCTCGGCGGCGGCCAACAACGGCTCGGCCTTCGGCGGCCTTTCCGGCAACACGCCCTGGTACAACGTCACCCTCGGCATCGCCATGCTGATGGGGCGCTTCCTGGTGATCGTTCCGGCGCTGGCGATTGCCGGCTCCATCGCCGCCAAGAAGACCGTTCCCGCATCGGCCGGCACCTTCCCCACCGACGGCGTGCTGTTCGTCGGTCTGCTCACCGGCGTCATCGTCATCGTCGGCGGCCTCACCTTCTTCCCGGCACTGGCGCTCGGTCCAGTGGTCGAACACCTGGCGATCACCGCCGGTGAGACCTTCTGA